One genomic window of Chelonoidis abingdonii isolate Lonesome George chromosome 5, CheloAbing_2.0, whole genome shotgun sequence includes the following:
- the PPID gene encoding peptidyl-prolyl cis-trans isomerase D isoform X5, translating to MAPPSLVANPRVFFDVDIGGERVGRIVLELFADVVPKTAENFRALCTGEKGIGPTTGKPLHYKGCPFHRIIKKFMIQGGDFSNQNGTGGESIYGEKFEDENFHYKHDQAGLLSMANAGPNTNGSQFFITTVPTPHLDGKHVVFGRVIKGMGVAKILENVEVNGEKPAQLCIIAECGELKEGDNWGISPMDGSGDTHPDFPEDSDVDLKDIDKIVSIAEDIKNIGNTFFKSQNWAMASKKYTKGLSCSFKNEHMLHKWVIHANLGARSERIALCINCLLIPVLRSFSLETQHFVRYFFAF from the exons ATGGCCCCCCCATCCCTGGTCGCCAACCCCCGAGTCTTCTTCGATGTGGACATCGGAGGCGAACGCG TTGGTCGAATTGTCTTAGAATTGTTTGCAGACGTTGTGCCCAAAACTGCTGAAAATTTCCGTGCACTATGTACAGGAGAAAAAGGGATAGGGCCTACCACTGGAAAGCCTCTTCATTATAAAGGATGCCCTTTCCATAGAA TTATTAAGAAATTCATGATCCAGGGTGGAGACTTCTCAAATCAGAATGGCACAGGTGGAGAAAGTATATATGGAGAaaaatttgaagatgaaaacTTTCATTATAAG CATGATCAGGCAGGGCTGCTGAGCATGGCAAACGCAGGACCCAATACAAATGGCTCTCAGTTCTTTATCACAACGGTGCCAACCCCTCACCTGGATGGGAAACATGTGGTGTTCGGCCGGGTGATCAAAGGAATGGGTGTTGctaaaatattagaaaatgttGAAGTGAATGGAGAAAAACCTGCACAG TTGTGCATTATTGCAGAATGTGGAGAGCTGAAGGAAGGTGATAACTGGGGAATCTCCCCAATGGATGGCTCTGGAGATACTCACCCAGATTTCCCTGAAGATTCAGATGTAGATTTAAAAGAT ATTGACAAGATTGTGTCCATAGCAGAAGACATAAAGAATATAGGAAATACTTTCTTCAAATCACAGAACTGGGCAATGGCAAGTAAAAAGTACACTAAAGGCTTAAG ttgctcatttaaaaatgagCACATGCTGCACAAATGGGTCATCCATGCCAACCTTGGAGCAAGGTCAGAAAGAATTGCTTTGTGTATTAATTGCTTATTAATTCCAGTCCTGCGCTCATTTTCACTTGAAACACAACATTTTGTTAGATacttctttgctttttaa